GGGCGTCGGCGGCGGAGTGGTGGCGGGCGGAGCAACTGCGGCGATGGCCCGCAGGTAGGTCTGCGCATCCGGGGACGCAGCCGTCTCCGACAGGCCGGGGGCGACCGAAGTGAATCCGACGTAGTTGCCGTCGCCAGAGATCGCAGCCTCGTTCGAAGCAGCCGTTCCACCGGCACTGGGATTCGCTCGTTGCACACTCTCAGCCCGCGTCTTCGACGTCTCCACATTCCTCGTGTAGACCTGCGATTTGCCGGATGTCGCGATCGTTGTAAGGTCCTGCGACACGGAGGTGAACGCGACGACGTCGCCCTTACGGGAAATCGACGGCATCGAAGAGTCACCCACGGCACCCGACGTGCCGTCGGCATTGAACGTCACGAGGGTGTTCTGCTCGCGAACACGATCGTGCAGATAAACCTGCCGAGAGCGACCGATCCCGACCGTGACGAGATTGGCCGCTTTGGAGTCGTAGGCCACTCGGGAACCGTCGAAGGACACCGACGGATTGTCCGACGCCGCGTCACCGAACTCGGTCGTGTCGGCGGCGGCGTAGGTGATCAACGACGTGGTCGAGGCGAGGACACTGTGCAGGTAGATCTGCGCTTGCCCATTGCCTGTCTGACTGGTGATGTCACTGGCCGCACTGACGAACGCGACCGACTGCCCATCACCCGAGAGCGACGGGTGCGTCGAGTCGTCGTTCGGAAGGGTGACAGGGAGGCCGTCTCGGGCGCTCCCCAGCTGGATGGCCGGATCGGTCGCGTTCTCGGCGACGTAGACCTGGGTGTCCGTCGTCGTCAGGCCAGGCAGAATGTCGGTTGCCGCGGACTGGAACGCCACCTTCGAGCCGTCAGCCGAGATCGACGACCACTCCGAGTCACCGTTGCCGCCGGAGAGTTGACGAGGCGTCAGGCTGATCTTTCTCGTCGTTCCGCTCAACGTGTCACGCACGAAGACCTGTGTGAAGGCGTTGCCGATGTCGAGCGGAAGCGCGAGGTTGTGGGCCGCGGATGTGAAGGAGACGAACCGGCCATCCGCGGAGATGGACGGGTCGGTCGAGTCGGCGTTGGCCGAGTCCGTTCCGGCCATCGCCGCGCTCACGAGCGTCGTGACACCCGTGAGCTGGTCACGCTTGTAGACCTGCACCTTCTCATGGTTGCCGACCGTGACGAGGTCGTCTGAAAGCGATGAGAACGCGACGAACCTGCCGTCGGAGGACACGCTGCTCTCACCGGAGACATCGTCACCGGCGTTGGGCGGAGTCGCGGGCGTGACGCTCGTCATCACCGTCTGGTCGAGCGTCGGCAGCAGCGCCGAGGCCGCACCTGACGCGCTGAGGCAGACCGCGCCGACGGCCACCACCGCGCTGCCGAGCGCGACAAGGCGGCGAATGCGTGGGGTGGGAAGGGGGAGATGGGGCATGTGGTCCTCAAGACGCAGAGCAAAGAATGAGCATTGGTCAGCTAAGCTACAGGAGGTTCAGAGCAAGCCGCAACCCCGCCACCAAACCGCCCGTCCGGCGCCTACGAATACCACGCTGTGTGCAGGCGAGAGCCAGCACGAGCCCCTCAGCGAAGCTGGTTAGACTACTGGTGACAGACAGGGGTGCGACAGTTGGGTGGTTCGTTCTGAAGATCATGAGCTACAACCTGCGGCGGCATGCGGCCGTCGCCGAGTTGGAGGAGCTGGTCCTGCGCCACCCCGTCGATGCACTCTGCCTGCAGGAGGGTGAGGGCACCCGCATGCCCGAGCAGATCGGTGACCTGCAGCTCTCCGCGGCCACCTACAAGAGCGAGCTGGGCCTGGCGATCTACTATCGCCCCGACCGCTTCACAGCCCTCGACTCCCACGCGTTCACCCTGCGGAAGGCCATGCACGACCGCGTGCTGCTGCCGGGCATCGAACGCCTGCTGACGACGAGGCTCGTCGACCTGCAGTCCGGCCAGGACGTTCAGCTGGCCTCGTTCCACGCCTCACCGCTCTCCGCGACGAATCTGCTGCGACGCCAGCAGATCGCCCAGGCGCACGTGCACCTCACCGAGCTGACCGGCGACGTTCCGACGGTGATGACCGGTGACTTCAACTATCCGCTGCTCCGCGGCCGGCTCATCAAGCAGATCGAGAAGGCCGGATACTCGCTGTCGCTGAGCGATGGGCCGACGTACTACTACTCGAAGTCGGTGGCGTACCACTTCGACTTCGCGACTTCCAAGGGCATGGATGTACAGCTCGTCGAGACCCTGCCGAAGGGCCTCTCCGACCACCGCCCGATCCTCATCACCGCAGAGATCCTGAAGCGCCAGAACCTCCGCGAGCAGCAGGATCCGGCCAGGTCCGACGCCGACAGGCAGGACGCGGGCCACGACCCGCACAACCCCGTCCTCGACGGCGTCGAGTAACAGAGAGGGCCCCGTCAGGGGCCCCTTCAGGCCTTAAATAGGCACGAAAAAGAGGCCCCCGCCGGGGCCTCTTTTTTCAGCGCTTGAGGATCTTCCCCGGGTTCAGGTTCTTGCCCGGGTCGACCGCCGTGAACATGCCCTGGATGAGGTCGGCGCCGGCCGGCGAGATGTCCTGCTCGGTCCACTCCGAGTGCTCCACGCCGACGCTGTGGTGGTGCGAGAGCGTTCCGCCCGAGTCGATGAAGGCCTGCTGGATGGCCGACTTCACCACGTCGTACTGCGCGAGCGGGTCGACACCGTCGTGGGTGAAGGCGAACGTGAAGTAGAGGCAGGCACCGGAGTGCATCGAGTGCGAGAGGTGGCACATGATCCAGCCGCTCTCGCCGAGCGAATCGTAGGCCTTGTTGGCGGCCGCGAAGACGTTGTCGTAGAGGGGCTTCAGTCGCGACCAGGGCGCGGCCGTCTCCGAGACATCCGCCGCCGCACCGCGGTCGAGCAGGAAGTCGCGGAGGTAGGGCGTGTCGAACTTCTTCTGGTCGTAGAGCGTGCCCGGGCCCTTGCCGAGGGTGATTGCGCCGTGCTTCTTCACGATGCTGCCAACCAGGCTCTTCTGGTGCGCGACGTTGGCGGCCGTGCCCTCGTAGCCGATGAACGACAGGCAGACCTCGTCGAGGTTCCAGCCGCGCTTCTGCAGGAAGGCGAACAACGCCTTCTGCACCTGGCCGCTGATGCCGTGGGATGCCTTCGAGGTCGAGAACGAGAAGGCGGTCTCACGGGCATCCGAGACCCGGGTGATGGAGGGGGCGGCGTCGCTCGTGTTGATGTCGTGCATGGCGGCGAGGCCGGACTCCCAGTCACGGAAGAGGTAGCCGATGACTTCGCGCTTCTCGGGCAGGCGGTGAACCTGCACGGTGGCCTCCGTGATGATGCCGAGGCGACCCTCGCTGCCGAGGATGGCCTCCCGCACGCTCGGGCCGGTGGCCGACGACGGGATGGGACGGACGACCAGCAGCTTGCCCGGCTGCACGACCCGCAGGCCCTTGGTGATGTCGGCGATGTCGCCGTATTTGTCGCTCTGCATGCCCGACGAGCGGGTGGCGATCCAGCCACCGAGGGTGGAGTAGGTGAAGCTGTCGGGCTGGTGACCCATGGTCCAGCCGCGGGCCTGCAGCTGCTCCTCCATGTCAGGGCCGAGCACGCCGGCCTGGATGACCGCGAGGCCCGAGTACTCGTCGATGTCGAGCACACGCGAGAGCCGGCCCATGTCGAGCGAGATGACGGTGCGCGTCTCGGTGGGGATCGGCTCCAGCGAACCGACGATGTTGCTGCCACCACCGAACGGGATGATGACAGCATCCGACGCAACGGCGAGGTCGACGATGCGCTGCACAGCGCTCTCGTCGGCCGGGTAGACGACCACGTCGGGTACGCGCGGGAAGGTGCTCGCCCGCACGCGGATCAGGTCCCGGATGCTCTTGCCGTACGTGTGCACGACACGCTCTTCATCGTCGACGGTCGAGAACTCGGGCCCGACGATCGTCGCGAGCGCCTCGAGCAGCTCGGCGGACGCCTCGGAGGCGGGGACGTCGAGCTCGGAGAAGGCCACCGGAGGGACCGGCTCACGCCAGACGTCGATGCCGACCGCGTTGACGACGAAGGGCGCGAAGCCGGGCTTGTCCTCGTGGTGGAATCCCACCCCTTCGACGCCCCAGCCCCACCATTTCATGTGCTTGACGTCGGTCATGCGGCTCCTTCACGGGGGTGCTCGTCGGAGTCGCCGGTGCTACCTGCGGAATCGACAGTGGGGTGATTGTGGACGTTCGCGCCGGTCTCGGCGAGGAACAGCGCGAACTCGGCCGCATGCATTTCGCGGACGACTTTCTCGATGCGGTCGTTGAAGTCGGTGACGTTCTCGCCCTCGGCGGCGATGAGCGGTTCGCCGAACCGCACACGCACCGGGGGTCGGCCGGGCACGGGCCAATTGCGGCCGCGCGGCATGGCCTGTGTCGCCCCGACGAGTGCCATCGGGATGCAGGGGATGCCCGCCTTGAGGCAGAGCGCCGCGGCGCCGCCCTTGAACGGGGCGATCGTGCCGTCTTTCGAGCGGGTGCCCTCGGGGAAGACGAGCAGCGGCACGCCCGCCTTCAGGAGCTTGCCCGTGAAGCCTGTCGATTTTGCGTTCGCGCTGCGGTCGACGGGAAAGGCGTTGAAGAAGAGGGCGGTGAGGCCCTTCCGCCACCAGACGTCGAAGAAGTAGTCGGCCGCGGCCGCAGCGGCGAGGTAGCGGGAGAGCCGC
Above is a genomic segment from Subtercola boreus containing:
- a CDS encoding FAD-binding oxidoreductase; the protein is MTDVKHMKWWGWGVEGVGFHHEDKPGFAPFVVNAVGIDVWREPVPPVAFSELDVPASEASAELLEALATIVGPEFSTVDDEERVVHTYGKSIRDLIRVRASTFPRVPDVVVYPADESAVQRIVDLAVASDAVIIPFGGGSNIVGSLEPIPTETRTVISLDMGRLSRVLDIDEYSGLAVIQAGVLGPDMEEQLQARGWTMGHQPDSFTYSTLGGWIATRSSGMQSDKYGDIADITKGLRVVQPGKLLVVRPIPSSATGPSVREAILGSEGRLGIITEATVQVHRLPEKREVIGYLFRDWESGLAAMHDINTSDAAPSITRVSDARETAFSFSTSKASHGISGQVQKALFAFLQKRGWNLDEVCLSFIGYEGTAANVAHQKSLVGSIVKKHGAITLGKGPGTLYDQKKFDTPYLRDFLLDRGAAADVSETAAPWSRLKPLYDNVFAAANKAYDSLGESGWIMCHLSHSMHSGACLYFTFAFTHDGVDPLAQYDVVKSAIQQAFIDSGGTLSHHHSVGVEHSEWTEQDISPAGADLIQGMFTAVDPGKNLNPGKILKR
- a CDS encoding TolB family protein; its protein translation is MPHLPLPTPRIRRLVALGSAVVAVGAVCLSASGAASALLPTLDQTVMTSVTPATPPNAGDDVSGESSVSSDGRFVAFSSLSDDLVTVGNHEKVQVYKRDQLTGVTTLVSAAMAGTDSANADSTDPSISADGRFVSFTSAAHNLALPLDIGNAFTQVFVRDTLSGTTRKISLTPRQLSGGNGDSEWSSISADGSKVAFQSAATDILPGLTTTDTQVYVAENATDPAIQLGSARDGLPVTLPNDDSTHPSLSGDGQSVAFVSAASDITSQTGNGQAQIYLHSVLASTTSLITYAAADTTEFGDAASDNPSVSFDGSRVAYDSKAANLVTVGIGRSRQVYLHDRVREQNTLVTFNADGTSGAVGDSSMPSISRKGDVVAFTSVSQDLTTIATSGKSQVYTRNVETSKTRAESVQRANPSAGGTAASNEAAISGDGNYVGFTSVAPGLSETAASPDAQTYLRAIAAVAPPATTPPPTPIPTGTGVPNPTATPTATGVPTSGTGGGGASGGGDQNGSGSGSGSGSGSGAGHLASTGMSQAPIIAAGVGALALALIGGSILFGSRAARRKKQAGSSADSE
- a CDS encoding lysophospholipid acyltransferase family protein, whose amino-acid sequence is MQFGNRYTSKAQAGARFVAQRLLLKPVIWSMVHVTITDRALLKNVKGPYIVVANHSSHLDAPLILGSMPSRLSRYLAAAAAADYFFDVWWRKGLTALFFNAFPVDRSANAKSTGFTGKLLKAGVPLLVFPEGTRSKDGTIAPFKGGAAALCLKAGIPCIPMALVGATQAMPRGRNWPVPGRPPVRVRFGEPLIAAEGENVTDFNDRIEKVVREMHAAEFALFLAETGANVHNHPTVDSAGSTGDSDEHPREGAA
- a CDS encoding endonuclease/exonuclease/phosphatase family protein, which codes for MTDRGATVGWFVLKIMSYNLRRHAAVAELEELVLRHPVDALCLQEGEGTRMPEQIGDLQLSAATYKSELGLAIYYRPDRFTALDSHAFTLRKAMHDRVLLPGIERLLTTRLVDLQSGQDVQLASFHASPLSATNLLRRQQIAQAHVHLTELTGDVPTVMTGDFNYPLLRGRLIKQIEKAGYSLSLSDGPTYYYSKSVAYHFDFATSKGMDVQLVETLPKGLSDHRPILITAEILKRQNLREQQDPARSDADRQDAGHDPHNPVLDGVE